Proteins encoded in a region of the Balaenoptera musculus isolate JJ_BM4_2016_0621 chromosome 5, mBalMus1.pri.v3, whole genome shotgun sequence genome:
- the LOC118895780 gene encoding LOW QUALITY PROTEIN: ribonuclease H2 subunit B-like (The sequence of the model RefSeq protein was modified relative to this genomic sequence to represent the inferred CDS: inserted 2 bases in 1 codon; deleted 1 base in 1 codon), which yields MAGDVDCGEGARARRHVFLVPEYLKDASKKMKSGLMFVKLVNPCSGEGAIYLFNMCLPQLFEIXVFKEKNHSWFINESGVLLHFATPMDPLFLLLHYLIKADREGKFQPLDQVVMDDMFPNCILLLKLPELEKLLPHVTEEKEIDKKKYYKYSKEKTLKWLGKKVNQTMAALKTNNVNVAARVQSTAFFSGDPVSSDKEEDYICYTHGLIFDYIPEELSDDLSKYLKLPERPASVPNPPSKKVKLSDEPVEAKEDYTKFNTKDLKTVKKNSKMTAAQKALAKVDKSGMKSIDSFFGVKHVKKLERFETLKIKLSKNICLLHVPFSSFLHSTVLPNPQLPPFEKK from the exons ATGGCAGGAGACGTGGACTGCGGAGAAGGGGCTCGCGCCCGGCGGCACGTGTTCCTAGTCCCAGAGTATTTAAAAGATGcttcaaagaagatgaaaagtggGCTTATGTTTGTAAAACTGGTTAACCCATGTTCAGGGGAAGGAGCCATTTACTTGTTCAATATGTGTCTACCGCAGCTGTTTGAAAT agttttcaaggaaaaaaaccatTCTTGGTTTATAAATGAATCAGGAGTTCTTCTTCACTTTGCCACACCCATGGACCCTCTGTTTCTGCTTCTCCACTACCTTATAAAGGCTGATAGAGAGGGAAAGTTTCAGCCCCTGGATCAAGTTGTGATGGATGACATGTTTCCGAATTGCATCCTGTTGCTGAAACTTCCTGAACTTGAGAAGTTACTTCCACATgtgacagaggagaaagaaatagaCAAGAAGAAATATTACAAGTACAGCAAAGAGAAGACATTAAAATGGCTGGGAAAAAAGGTTAATCAGACTATGGCAGCATTAAAAACCAATAATGTAAATGTCGCTGCCCGGGTACAGTCTACTGCATTTTTCTCTGGTGACCCGGTTTCCAGTGACAAGGAAGAGGATTATATTTGTTATACCCATGGTCTGATATTTGATTACATCCCTGAAGAATTAAGTGATGActtatctaaatatttaaagcttCCAGAACGTCCAGCTTCAGTGCCAAACCCTCCATCAAAGAAAGTAAAGTTATCAGATGAGCCCGTAGAAGCAAAAGAAGATTACACTAAGTTTAACACTAAAGATTTGAAGACtgtaaagaaaaacagcaaaatgacTGCAGCTCAGAAGGCTTTGGCTAAAGTTGACAAGAGTGGAATGAAAAGTATTGATTCCTTTTTTGGTgtgaaacatgtt aaaaaattggaaagatttGAAACATTGAAAATTAAATTGAGCAAAAATATTTGCCTTCTACATGTCCCATTTTCATCCTTCCTCCATTCCACTGTACTTCCTAACCCTCAATTACCACCTTTTGAAAAAAAGTAG